The DNA window TGTAGTGACGTGCAGCTGAGTATGTAACCAGGAAGAGTGACATTTCAACATGATAACAGACGTAAGTGACAGACGTTTCATGTTTCGTCTTTTGACATGTCAAACCTCTAATAAAGCGTAATCTAACTAGactaataaaaactttttaaaagagTTCCTCAGCTCAAATATCTGCGAGCTAACGCTAGCTTTAGCTTTAGCCTCTAGCTTCTGTGTTAACATTTTCACCTTAGAGTTAAACATTAACTTAGCTTCAACGTAACGTCTCCAAACCACGAATCCACATCGTTTCCTCTGATACTTTTTCACAAGGGTTTGAGGTTTGGATAACGGCAACCAGCAGCTGTAATGGGTCAGtgttagctaacgttaactaAAGTTAGCTACTTTGCTTTTGTActttatatttcaaaacaatATGCGAACGTGAACTACAcaaatttgcattttgtatcaacaacaaaacaatccTTGTTTAATACATAGTCATTGTTTgcataataaagtaaatttatgTAGTCAAATGGTTTAAAGTTAGTATAAAATACTTCAATGTTACCATTAACGTCACAGACGTTGGTTTTTAACTCACTTAATAGAAATAGTTTAAATaatcaacaaattaaatattggATTTTCTGAATACAAGAAAACACTTAAAGTCTTAAATGTTTTCCAACAGACTGTAAGGGCACttttaaaggctttttaaaGACCAGATAAGTTTTTTGTTCATCCATCAAATGTCTGAAAAGCCTAAAACATCCCTCCCATTTTAACTTGGATTTGTTTGGTTCAAACTGAATAAAGTTTAATCTCCTTTCCTTGAAACATGACTGTTAATTCATTATCATAATAGTTTCTGCTTCATTTCTGTCAGTAACGTACTTGTCGTGTCATTGCAGCTCGGAGTTTTCCTGGTTATACAGCAGCCTCCACTTATTGGTTTTCCCACGGGTTATAGTCACTGATCAATACATGGACATAGACTTTTATTTGCTTACAGCATTGATGTGCACAATGAATAACTTTGTGTTTCTACAGTGGTTATAAGTTCTAAGGGAGGTTCTGAATATGTTAGTCTCAGAAGATCTCAAGTGCTTataaatgaaagctgtgtttACAGACCTTAGAGTTAAAGGTGCTTTATTGCTTAAGATTGTATGACCCATGAATAGTCTGTATGTGAACAAAGGTTAGGCTTTTTTTGTTGAGATGGTTTTGTTTACTTGTGTGTCtctaaatgtaaagtttgttCCTCATTGATCCCACAGGATACCAATGATGAAgatgtgtctctgtttgatGCAGAGGAGGATGCaggaaaaaggcaaaagaaGACAAATATTAGGTACATTTACAGAGATCATAAAGCTCAGAGCTTTCAATAACGCTGAGAAGTTAAACAGCTGCAACACAATgattttaaataactgtaattgGTTAATTTAGTTATAATTTTTCATGCAAGAATgtcaaaaatttaaatgaaaagatttGATCTTTATCTGTTGGACAAATCAAAAAAGAGAGTTTGATGTCTCCTCTGAGTCTTTGGGACTTTAAAATGGGCCTATTTGACTCAGCTAGTGTATCTGCATCACATTAATTACTCAATTCAGactttataaatatttgttgacCTTTTTGGTCACGATTGCTGAGTGGTATTCTAATTGGTCTTATGGTCTTGTGTTTAACATAGCAAACGCTGCAGAACTGCAGATTTCACTGTTTTCTATTAAAATCTCACACCAGGCACCCAGTGGCGTCCTTCTTCCACCTCTTCTTCAGAGTTGGTGCCGTCCTCGTGTACCTGCTCTGTGAGATTTATGGTACAAGTTTCATCGCCTGCATGGTCACAATCATCCTTCTACTCTCATGTGACTTCTGGACTGTAAAGGTGCGTTTTGCACTTCTTTTACAATATACATTGTTATCAATGGTTTAATAAGAAAAGATGGGGTTATAGAACTTCTATGCTGTTACTCTTAAAGAGAACTGAATCAgtaatatgaaaataatgtaaTCAAAAATTTGATTTAGTGTAGCTTCTTGGTGGAACAGCCTCTCCTCATTACTCCATCActcatgtttgtgtatgttgaTAGTGAAGTACAGCGCACATGTTTGCAGAAGAAGTCGCTTTATTGGGTTTTCTTTCCATTTGCACAATATTGTTAGGTGCATATTGGAGCTTAATGGATTCGGGCATAATTTTATTCTAGcactgaagtcaatgaacaaaGAGTTAATTGGCAGCCAATTTTACTGTCAAATAATAAATACGtatgtttatttaaagcaaaacatgtcaaatattTGCTTGTTTCAGCTTCTCAAATCTGAGGATGTCGTTCTAAATATTTGTAGTTTTGAAGTGTTGCTCAGACAAAACAAGATACATATAGAATAAACATGGGCACTAGGAAATTAGGAATTTGTTTCCACTCTTTCCAGGCATCTTTTAGACAAAATGATTATTTGACAAtataaacagcagaaaatttGCTAATGAACATAATCGTTATTTACAGCACTTACAATGATATGTCATATatgttcatttcatttccaGAACATCACTGGAAGGTTGATGGTTGGTCTGAGGTGGTGGAACCAGGTAGACGATGACGGACAAAACCACTGGGTGTTTGAGTCAAGGAAGGTAAAGTGCATCATAGGTGCTGTTGCTAAATGCTTTTATTAGCAGTCAGCTGACAGATGTTTGCACATTCAGCATTGGAGAAAACTGTTAGAAGATCCTGTTTCCCACAGGGTACTGGAAAGCTACAGGCATCAGATTCTGAGTCGCGAATCTTCTGGCTTGGACTGATCATTTGTCCGGTCCTCTGGGTCATCTTTGCTTTCAGCACCCTCTTTTCTTTCAAGATTAAATGGATGGTAAGTTCTTCTTCGAAGGCATAAAACGCTAATGTCTTTCTCTCGGTGGGAATCAGTTGCCAACTTACTGCTTTTAAAGAAGTCAAACAAGAGGCAATGGTGCacttttatgcacatttacaagGACCTTGATGGTCATCTCACCACAGTCACATTTACGGTGGTGCTTTAAAATTTTTCAACCCTTTGGAATGTTCTGTTTCTGCATAAACGTAATTACAATTTCATGTAAGGCCAAAAGTAGAAAAGTAGGGAACCCAATTTAACAAGACAGTCAGGTGTGAGTGTAGGAGGCCCTGCTTAatttaaagaagagaaatctgGCTCTTCATATCTAAATACTGATCTAGACAACACAGGGATTTTTGAGGACCTTAGAAGAACAGTTATGTGTTCAGAGTCATCTTTTTTTGCCTAATTTGTTTAATTCTTTATGGAGTTTTAGGACTTACGTAAACACACATCatgttttaaagtaatttgTGCAGAAATGGATAAATTCTAAAGGGTTCACAAACCCATTGTGTTCTATAATATTTTTGATCTACACTCTTCAGTAATTTAGACTTGTGGGGTTATGAATGAATCCATGTATGTAGCCATGTTTATGAAGGATTATGTTATAAGACAGACTTTTTAATATGATGCTACTTTGTGATGCCAAATGTAACAAATCACACAAACTGATTATATCTCTTTCCTAAGGTTAATGAATACAGTCTGGGATTTATTGATAATGGAAATATAGAATGATGCAGTTGTCAGATCATAAATATTAACCTGTGATCATCATCTTCCACTCAGCCTGTAGTGATCATGGGTCTGGTGCTGCAGGGGGCCAACCTTTACGGATACGTGCGGTGTAAAGTGGGAGGCAAGACCAGCTTAAAGAACATGGCTACAAATTATTTTGGACGCCAGTTTCTCAAACAGGTGCTTTCACTTTCAAGTTAAACCCACTGAATTGTCATGTTATTTGCTGTGTTTCCGAAAagtgtgaatttgtgtttttcttatgCAGGCGCTGTCTAAAGAAGACGAATCGTAGAGAGCAGCTCTGCGGTGGCAACGTTTGCATTATTCTTAATGCAATGATAGTCTCTTAGCTAGTAgatgcacagaaacacatcCCTTTGAAACATGAGCTAGAAACAACAGCTTTTGatctttaaatataaagtacagtaaTTTCTCCATTAGTCCTAATAAAGAGAGTCTTTATTTTCCACAAAGAGGTCAAAGGTCTGATGGCTGTTTTCAGTAACTGAAGCCCAGCAACAAATCGTCCGATTTAAGCTGATGCTTGTCGTCCCGCAACCCCCTCGcatctcatttatttttgttctcaaTGCTTTTTAAGTGTAGTCTTTATAAAATCATACAAAGCAGTTTCCAAGAGAACCTGTACAAACTTTTCTGTTTGCATAACAGAAAAGTTTGTAACGTTAGTGTAAAGTATTTCAGGAGAtttgtaaatatgtatgtaaagAAACCATGTGCAGCGTCTTCTCTTGTGCaaatacatttgtaacattttctgaagagaataatagtttttatttatgcaaacaGTACTTTACTGTGAAAATGTACCAGTTCTTTTCACTCTTTCATCACTAAAATTCAGTTAACTTTATGACAAATAAAACTCTGCAATACAAGgggtaatgaaaacaaattttagtTGTTGCctcagaattttgttttttaaaatgttcccaATTTATGCATACAGTAGTTTAATAAATAACATCTTTGTTAAACTGCTTTGGTCTAAGCAAACTACTAACCTGTGGGTTGGGCTCTTTCAAAGCATTATCAGATCATTTTAAGAGGTCATGAGATAATTAATGAGAGAAGAAAGGAGACACATGCATAATTACTGTAAACAATACATGATTGGGATAATTTTACTTCTGCTGTTCCTTCAACAGTTATTTCATTGAAAAAAGTTCAGTTAGTTTTAAAGCAATGGATTTTCTACATTTGTTATGTTGATATATGTAATTTCATCTCACAAATGACATTTTCCTTAAAATAAATGccgttttttaaaaagtactttatTACTCTGTGATCAAATGGAAACACATTAGTACATGTAGCTTAAAACTGTGTTCGGACAAATGAATTCCATTACTGTATCAACAAAACgactttatattattttgtcagacgatttaaattttatttcatgtcttcaaatctttaaaaatagttttagtaTCGTGCGACACCCAGTGGTTTCTTTAGGTCACTGCATGTAGCGTGCGATTAGTTACTGCACTACTAATGCAGTATTTCTTAAATATCCAGTATTTCCAAATACTGTCGTTACCATGTGTAGATTGGTTAATTCGTTGACAATTATTATGAAAACACTACGTTATTTGATTTGCCACAACAAAAATGGCGTCAGTTTTGCTCCAAACACATGACCACAAGGCGGATACGGAAAAAAGCTTTAAGGGTCACACCCATAAAGGAAGTTGGGCGTGTttaacttcaaaataaaggtgTTTTGCTTTGCGCTATAAAGTAGTCACTGTAAACGGGCAAAGTCCATAATACGCGTGTGAGACAGATGGAGGAGAtggacacatttatttcaagtGTAAACCTGCGAGTTATTTACTATCAACAGGTTACAGCGCGTTTTACCGTGAAACTCTAACCGGAAGCGTGGGTCTCATAAAGCTAACGTACCCAGCTGGACTGCGCTGCTTTTCTAAGCACAACATTAAGCTAACGATAAGTTAGCTGTCGGGCGTTGGTGTTGTTGCTGCCAACGTCTTATGGTTTAAATAGGTACACGAAAGCGTTTTTATTCACAGGTGGACGTCGTTTGAGGGGATTTACCCGCAGCATGATTCCCACCGAGGATGCGTCCGCTAGGAAGCGGGAGATAGAGGAGAAACTAAAGCAGGTCAGACATTGTTTGAGGGGAAAGAAGGAAGCAGCTTTGTTTGAGCGAATATTCATCACGTACTCGTCGTAAATGTTGTTTAGTGACAAATAAAATGTCGCTTTCAGCTGACAACACGAGGGAAGCGTtgctcattgtttttctgttcgATGTTACAGGAGCAAGAGACGCTGTCATTCATCCGAGAAAACCTGGAGAAGAGCGACCAGCTGACCAAGAGCATGGTACCGTGAAAACGCACCTGAATCCAGGCTCACTGCTTCAGGGGACAAGTCTTACTAACCTGAAACTGTCCCAAATGCAAAACTCAAGGAGACGTGTAAATGGTTTCATGAACTCACAAAGTCCAAACGCACTaagaaagtgacttattttggCATCAGTGTGGGGAAATGATGTTGACAACATGAACGGATGAGTCCGGTCCAGATTAGTCCCACGTCAGTTTCTgcacaaaccaaaaataaaagtttattttatgttcagatgcagagaaagaacaaaactttaaaactttgaaGTAGCACGGCCGTGAACATACTAGAATCCTACGTGTTGTCTTTCTGTAGTGTGCACAAGTTTAAAGTTTGTAGTATTTAAATGTGGTACCTTGTTTGTGGTATGATTTAAATCCTCATGGACagtttatgtttcatttttataaaacatttgttaatcattttttttcacatgtgcTGATGTCGTTCTCCACCCCTAAGGTGTCCATCTTGTCTTCGTTCGAGAGCCGCCTGATGCAGCTGGAGAACTCCATCATCCCAGTCCACAAGCAGACGGAAAACCTGCAACGGCTGCAGGAGAACGTGGACAAAACCCTGTCCTGCATGGACCATGTCATCAGTTACTACCACGTGGCCAAAGACACAGACAAGATCATCAGAGAGGGGTGAGACGTCAGCCTAAAGTTACTGCCCGGCTGCACTTTTAGGTTGAAGATGAATCTTGAGGTGCTGTATGTTTTCTGTTACAGACCGACAGGCAGACTGGATGAGTATCTTGCTTGTATTGCAAAAATTCAGAAAGCGGTGGAATATTTCCAAGACAACAACCCTGACAGTCCTGAACTCAACACAGTGGTACAGTATTAACCTTCATCTCTCTATGAGCCGTTCAACATTTTGGGGAATATGCTTTCTCGGTGTGAATGAGACAGGAAGGTCAACGCCACTCTCCTCTTTGTTAATTGAGTATGAAGCTACAAGCAGCAGTTGGCAGCAGTCCAGACAATTCCCCTGCTTCtggtctttatgctaagctaacaggCTGCTGGTGGTGGATCCATctttactgtacagtgtttcattattgtctttaatagtttttatttaaaccctATTTACCAGGTagcaaagtcttttttttttataagtaaGATGGTCAGGATGgcaggaagaaacacaaatgaTCAGTATTAGTAAAAgtttaaatgcacaaatatttaTGATTAGAGATTTTAATTTAGTCTGTGATGCCAAATTCCATCTTCTAATTTTCTTCCTCAAACCTTTTCAAGTATGTAAAGGCTTCTTCATactttgtgtgtccatgtttcagtttctgtaaCGTCCTTTTTTTCATTCCTCCAATGAACAGGGGTCAACAGAGACTCTGCATTAACAAAAATGAACCGACAGTTAAACTGTGCAAAGCAGAAACCTTTGACAAGCCGTAGAATGAGAGTAATAATCAACTGTCACACGTTTTTCTCTACGACTAAATCCTAAAAACAACTGATTTCGGATTCTTTTTAAACCGAGCCTTAAAACCAAATGTCCATGCCCGGATAAAACGGAGCTTCTGGTTAAACTAACCTACATCATCAGAGGTTcagctgtaggtgtgaaagtaaaaacagaCGTGCGGTGTTTTTCCTGCAGAAAGCACGTTTTGAGAAGGGGAAAGAGCTGCTGGAGGCTGAGTTCCGCAACCTGTTGAACCGCTACAGCAAACCTGTGCCCCCCATCCTCATCCTGGATGCTATCGGTGTGGATGAAGAGCTGGAGGTTCAGGACGATGGGGTGATGGAACACCTGCCCCAGGCCGTGCTGCAAGACATCATCTGCATCGCCGGCTGGTTGGTGGACTACGGACACAACCAGGGTACGACTTGATGAGTTAGTTCCAGCCTTAGATCCAGTCCACTTTGATCCTCCTCTTCTCGATTTTCCTTCCAGACCCAGACATCGCATATTTACATCAATTATCTTCTTGAGTCACCGATACACAAAATATTCAGGGAAAACTAGCAAATCCTCACTGTACGACTTTCAAAATGACTTAAAAGTTTAATCAATCAGCGAAATGGCACGTTACATATTGTTCACACTAGATAGATGCATTAAAAATGAAGAGTCGTCAACATAATGTACACAGCTCTGCACAATAAGGCCAAACGTGTCCCTGAACTCTCTCCTGCAGACTTCATGACCATCTACTTCCAGATCAGATCCAACCAGCTCGATCGATCCATCAAAGGCCTGAAGGATCACTTCCGCAAGAACAGCGCCTCCTCTGGGATCCTCTACTCGCCCGCTGTCCAAACCAAACGCAAGGACACACCCACCAAAAAGGCTCCTAAGAGACCAGGTCAGCAGCAACGCGCGTTCTTTCATCCATTTCAGTCGATATCCACACTTTAACAATCAagcttgattttaaaatgatgaatgCCACATCCATACTACACGCACCATCTGGTGATTAGATTATTCTGTTTCAGCTCTTCTCTGTTCTCACTACCACCTCACACTGTGAATCCCTGGGATTTTACAGTCACTAATCCTTTATCCTTTTCTTTCACATATTCCCTGTGTTGTGATGACAGTCTACATCCCAGGTAAACACAAAGCTTTCGTGTGTGCCTCGTGCTTGCTTCTGGCTTCAGGTTTCATTTTGGCAGTGAGAAATAGGAGTGTGGAAGCTGACTGGTTCTTGGGAGAGATGTAGTTTATGTTCAGTGTCGGCAGAGGcctctgttttcatgtttgtgtgtattgttgGAATCTGCAGTGATGGAATGAGGACAGATACTGAGCTGTGTTCAGTCCAGTCAGCTTCTAATATTATGAACCTCTCAGTTTAATaggactttatttaaaatcaggAAATGTTACGTGCAGATCCTTAACAGACAAACACTCAACATAGCTTCTTAAAGAAAAGGGAAATGAGACTTTTGCATTTCAGATTCACACAAATAGGCTCCCAGAGCAAACTCAAACACTGGAGACAACATTGCTGGGAGAACAATAACATTTTGGTCAGTAAGGCGCTGAATTctttagccacaacattaaaaccactgacaggtgaaggAAGTTCTtgcagggtcaccacagtggatggtttgtccgcatgttgatttggcacagtttttacgccggatgccgtctctgacgcaaccctccccaatttctacagggcATGGGACCagcgctgcacagctggggatggggatgggcttgttgggggttcagtgtcttgcccagggacactttgacatgtggtcaggaagagctgGATGTGAATCTCCGACTCTTTGGTCAGTAGGCGGCTGGCACCTGTCATCCCAGTATGTAATGATCGGTACCTAGCAAAGGTGTTGAAGGAATGATAATCAGCGACAGGGTCATGTGTGCAGGGTAGcccataaaaacacaacagcctTCATGGTTTTTGACAAGATGGGCCTTGAAAATGGCATCAGAGGGGGTGAGTTCAGAGAGAACACCTGCTGTGACTGCACCAGGGTTCCTGCTTCAGGACAGTGGCTCATGAACTGCATTTTGGTCGAAATGAATTACATGTTACATCCTTCCTGTCAAGTCCCCAACAACACGGGACTGATTTTAAACTAGTCATCAGTCTTTATAATCCCACGCTGCAGCGCTGCATGATACAAAGTTTGGGCTCAATACATCATTTATTTCATGCGTTGATGTATGAACCATGTCTACCTGCCTGTGTAGGAACCATAGTACATAAGCTAATACACAAACCAGCTATTGATATATCGGTGATGTACGGAGGAGGAATGTGACTTGTAGTCATGTAACTGATTTCTGCGTAAACTTTCAATtcattttgcttgtttctggTGAGACATGATATCAACATGGACAGAATAGTTTTTGTGGTGTTATGTGTTGTAAATCAGCTGCCTAAGTGAAATTTTGGTTTGTCACAGACGAGAGCGGAGCTTAGGCTGGAAATATGAGATTAAAGTGTTAGTTATTTCTGGCCAAGCAGACTTTCTTCAGATGAATATCTTTGAAGATGCATCTCGCTGCCAGAAAGCTGTAAAAAGCCTGCTAACACTTTAACGTGTGGTTCTGTGAACAGCTGATGCACATCACTGTTCACACCTGTCGTAGACGCGTTAGTTGGTAAAACAGCAGAAGAACCAACAATTGACTATATGATACCTTTGCTTTTACTCTTCCATCCACAGAATATGTTTAATAATCGTGAATAATGGTGTAGATGGTGCTGAGGTCACAAACAGGACTGAAGGAAGGTTGACTAGTCACATGGACCCAAACTGAGCTTGATGATGATTTTCTGCGTTTGCTGCATGTGGAAACGAGCAGCTGCTTGCTAACACGCTAACCCACATCACAAAGTGACTCTGGCAGACGTGTTTCAGCTTGTTTTGCATTCAATCTGGCATCAGTCTGCAAACAATCTAACACATGAGGGGATAAAAGCAGCTGTCAGCGTGTTGTGTGTTTACTAACCAAAGCACAGGATGATGTTTGAATCCTCAGAACGTGAATGTACTGGAGTTGTGTAGATTCTGTTGACCCATGTAACAAACTGTTATATATTAGTGATGTAATTGTTGTCATTTTGATCACTGTTTGATGTCTATAACTGACCTAACCTGTTTCTTTTGCTCTTACATGACTCTGGGTACCATGTTTGTTTCATGATGTAGCTGTAGTTTCTGTCAGCTGTCTCTCACCTGTTGTGTAGCTGTGGCACTACCCCCCCATACGAAAACAAACCCCTGCTGGCTGTCTCATGGTGGAGGGATGTGGTACCTATGTTTCATCACTCACTTCCtagctcttcttcttcttcttctccttctccttcttcttgttcttcttcatCTTGGCTGTCTGGACTTCGCTGCCCcattcctcctccccctcctcttctggactctgtctctgtgtttatgGGACCAGGGACCATTCGCAAGGCTCAGAACCTTCTGAAACAGTACTCACAGCATGGGCTGGATGGGAAAAAGGGGGGCTCTAACCTCACTCCTTTGGAAGGTAACGGTCTTCTCTTCAGTGTTTCTCCTTCTTCGCTGACAGTGGAACTGTGTTATGTCACACATCTGAAACAACAGACCGTCACAACAGCTTTCACACACTGCAGGTGTTTAATAAAgcataaattatgttttatgaatCTGAATTTACAAGGTGGGATAACTACAGGAgaccacacatttattttaaatcttttatttcaCTGATACTTTATCTGTGAAACCTAATAAGCTCTATAATAAGGATAATTGAGTCATGGCTGTCGTATAGTCTTTACGTGAATATGTTGCCTACATTCAACATCAGGAGGCAGAAGACGAATTCTCTTTACTGATGTGTTGTTatcacacctgtgtgtgtgtgtgtgtgtgtgtgtgtgtgtgtgaagaactGCAGTTAGTCCAAAGCTGTTGTGACATTTTGTCTGTAATACACACTAACttctgaagacacacacacacacatcatttcgGCCACTGTCCACCTGACTGTGGTGGGTGTCCCCTGTTTCCTCTGCTCCTCCCCCCTCCTTCGGGTGCTTGGTGGTGGTCGGTACAGCTGCTCCAGTTTCAGGTTTGTCCCCCAGCCCCTTTCTGGCCTAGTCATGACCCCTGCGGCTTGACTAGGCCTCTCTCCCTGCTGTTCCACCCCACCCACCAGGTTTCGATCATGACCTGCGGGTCAAACACCACTCTGACACCCTGAACGAGAAGCACGGGGCTACTACAGGTGAGTGACAGgaatgtgtgtgggggggagtGACGGAACGTGATTTGATCCGTTTGATAGAAAAGTCTCAAATGATCAATTCCTGGACAAGTAGAGTCACAGCCTGCATCATCTGACACATACACTGACACTGTAAATGCTTTCAAGCTGCCAGGACCAGACTCCATGTCTTATAGGATCCGTTGTTTGTTTGCTGgctgacttgattttccctggtATACCTGTCAGGAAAGGACGATGTCCTGGACATCGAGATCGACTCCTACATCCACTGCATCAGCGCCTTCGTCAAGTTGGCCCAGAGCGAGTACACCCTCCTGACGGAGATCATCCCCGAACACCACCAGAAGAAAACGTTCGACTCGCTCATTCAGGTCAGAGAGAGGATGTAATGGACAGGTTTCATGGCAGCTTCAAAAGCTGTGTGCCAAACCCAGTGCTGGACTACAATATAAAGGTTTGGGCTATTGGTCCAAAAACATTGCATGAATTCTCTAAGCGATGAGCCATTTTATTTCATGGACACCCAATGTTGGTGCCTTGAACAATTATTCATCCCTCttgacattttccacattttgttccaaccccaaatgtattttatgtgacagaccaacacaaagtggtaaaCAAtcgtgaagtgaaaggaaaattcTAAATGGTTTTTTGAAATTTATTTAccaataaatatctgaaaagtgtgacatgcatttgtattcagcccctgagtcaatactttgtaaaaccaccttttgctgcagttgcagcttTAAGTCTTTGGGGGTTTGTCTTTGCAAAGCTTTGCACATGTAGCGAGTGAAACTTTCTTCTTTGGAAAAAGGCTCAAgttcagtcagattggatggagaacAGCAATGTTCAGCTCTTGCCTCAGATTCTCTGTTGGATTTAGGTCTGAACTTTGACTCATTCTTACACCACACTTTGATCTAAACCTTCCGTTGTAGCAGTGGCTTTGtgtttagggtcgttgtcctgctggaagctGGACCTCCTCCCcaacaggttttcttcttcttcccaaCAActcttccctgtccctgctgaagaaaagcgtCCCcccagcatgatgctgccacagccatgtttcacggtggggatggtgtgttcagggtgatgtgcagtgttaggtttc is part of the Channa argus isolate prfri chromosome 20, Channa argus male v1.0, whole genome shotgun sequence genome and encodes:
- the tvp23b gene encoding Golgi apparatus membrane protein TVP23 homolog B isoform X2, with the translated sequence MVTIILLLSCDFWTVKNITGRLMVGLRWWNQVDDDGQNHWVFESRKGTGKLQASDSESRIFWLGLIICPVLWVIFAFSTLFSFKIKWMPVVIMGLVLQGANLYGYVRCKVGGKTSLKNMATNYFGRQFLKQALSKEDES
- the tvp23b gene encoding Golgi apparatus membrane protein TVP23 homolog B isoform X1 yields the protein MITDDTNDEDVSLFDAEEDAGKRQKKTNIRHPVASFFHLFFRVGAVLVYLLCEIYGTSFIACMVTIILLLSCDFWTVKNITGRLMVGLRWWNQVDDDGQNHWVFESRKGTGKLQASDSESRIFWLGLIICPVLWVIFAFSTLFSFKIKWMPVVIMGLVLQGANLYGYVRCKVGGKTSLKNMATNYFGRQFLKQALSKEDES